Proteins from a genomic interval of Zingiber officinale cultivar Zhangliang chromosome 1B, Zo_v1.1, whole genome shotgun sequence:
- the LOC122042872 gene encoding probable pectinesterase 55 produces MEYIVYACGGNRCVCIDGAASISKFITVDQNGHGNFITIQSAIDSIPDGNQQWVQIYIKQGTYREKVLIRASKPFIVLQGEGASNTIIDWNDHGDTKNCATFIVYASDFVARDITFSNSYNWNYQAPEVAEAALVGGDRNSFYRCHFLGHQDTLCDYLGRHFYYGCWIEGSVDFIFGFAQSIYEKCTLHSNGKGWLIANAKDNQNSPTGFVFKYCIIRTSDESTYLGRAWNEWSTVIFFETYMPANIQPQGWQGWSHTTIIEQGCLGPGSDKSRRVSWLKNNQSISHFVSDKFIGPDNWLSQQP; encoded by the exons CTGTGTGTGCATAGATGGAGCTGCTTCAATCTCCAAATTCATTACTGTTGATCAGAACGGGCATGGAAATTTCATAACTATTCAATCTGCTATTGATTCCATTCCTGATGGCAATCAACAGTGGGTTCAAATTTATATAAAGCAAGGAACTTACAG GGAGAAGGTTCTTATAAGGGCGTCAAAACCATTTATTGTTCTCCAAGGCGAAGGTGCTAGCAACACTATAATCGACTGGAATGATCACGGTGATACTAAGAATTGTGCAACCTTCATCGTCTATGCCAGTGACTTTGTTGCTCGCGATATTACTTTTTCG AATTCATATAACTGGAATTATCAGGCGCCTGAAGTAGCAGAGGCAGCACTAGTAGGGGGAGATAGGAATTCCTTCTATAGGTGTCATTTCTTAGGCCACCAAGACACCTTGTGTGACTACCTAGGTCGTCATTTTTACTACGGATGTTGGATCGAGGGCAGTGTCGACTTCATTTTTGGCTTTGCACAATCCATATACGAG AAATGTACTTTGCATTCGAATGGAAAGGGTTGGTTGATCGCAAATGCTAAGGATAACCAAAATTCCCCAACTGGGTTCGTATTCAAGTATTGCATCATTCGTACCTCGGACGAGAGCACTTACCTTGGAAGAGCATGGAATGAATGGTCCACTGTGATTTTCTTTGAGACATACATGCCTGCAAATATTCAACCTCAAGGTTGGCAGGGATG GAGCCACACAACGATCATAGAACAAGGTTGCTTGGGACCAGGCTCAGATAAGTCAAGAAGAGTGAGTTGGttaaaaaataatcaaagcatTAGCCACTTCGTCAGCGACAAATTTATTGGTCCAGATAATTGGTTGTCTCAACAACCTTAA
- the LOC122042867 gene encoding flocculation protein FLO11-like — MAEETIAPWYTQISSSFDKDAQLAIRLQYEIPMEYDIIIPNPDEHPHHPPANLANFYAALINEELRQEEAQLHAKEQELLTALNQPSSTEVSAPPTEASSSQVVPEVPEGLLAETTTAPFPTVSSLLAVTPSVAIPLLVIELTSPVSIGKSPVEIVPSKRPGCKLTRAPPSKRRLTLSAEELSSEDFAPAAPSSTESTLTDLYPSLLFSSSPSTSNTALGGTSFTFPLSVPESGPLPSSLSSYLIFAPPSIPTASFSASSSTIPVLPILLGVTDLNAELSSKLEKQTAETNKLKSDYESTLAEKLKALQLKDDEITSLNTSLNTARQRPLPKMLS, encoded by the exons ATGGCTGAAGAAACGATTGCTCCCTGGTATACTCAAATTTCATCCTCTTTCGACAAGGATGCTCAGCTTGCCATTCGTCTGCAATATGAGATTCCTATGGAATATGACATCATAATTCCTAACCCAGATGAACATCCTCACCATCCTCCTGCTAACT TGGCTAATTTCTATGCTGCTTTGATTAATGAAGAGCTACGTCAGGAAGAGGCCCAACTTCATGCAAAAGAACAAGAGCTTCTTACCGCACTTAATCAGCCTTCATCAACTGAAGTTTCAGCTCCTCCAACTGAAGCTTCCAGCTCTCAGGTGGTTCCCGAAGTTCCTGAGGGTCTTCTTGCAGAAACTACTACAGCCCCTTTTCCAACTGTTTCCTCACTATTGGCTGTTACTCCTTCAGTGGCCATCCCCCTTCTTGttatcgagcttacatcccctgtaaGCATAGGAAAATCCCCTGTTGAGATTGTCCCTAGCAAACGTCCGGGTTGCAAACTCACTAGAGCTCCCCCCTCAAAAAGGAGACTCACTCTTTCTGCTGAGGAATTATCCTCAGAAGATTTTGCTCCTGCTGCCCCTTCTTCCACTGAGTCTACTCTCACCGATCTATATCCTTcccttcttttttcttcctctccttctaccAGCAACACCGCCCTTGGTGgtacttcttttacttttcctttatctgttcCCGAATCTGGCCCTTTACCTTCTTCACTCTCTTCTTATCTGATTTTCGCTCCTCCTTCTATTCCAACTGCTTCCTTTTCTGCGAGTTCCTCCACTATTCCCGTCCTCCCTATATTACTGGGAG TTACGGACCTCAATGCTGAATTATCTTCTAAATTAGAGAAGCAGACTGCTGAGACCAACAAGTTAAAGTCTGATTATGAGTCCACCTTGGCTGAGAAACTCAAAGCTCTGCAGttgaaggatgatgaaataacttccttaaaCACTTCCTTGAATACAGCTAGACAGAGGCCTCTACCAAAGATGCTGAGTTGA